TCACAGTATTTATCTCCttatctgtctgaaaacacatgTGAGCAGATAAAACCTTGTGTCATGTGGTAGATTTCCTACAGAGTAGTGGGTAgaagtcttgtttcctctcagaccctTTGACTTTCTATAAACTGAAAGGTAATTCTGTAGTTTTTTTTGCCCGGTGACATCAAACCCCAGTTCTGCAGTGGTTTCAGTGGGACTGGAGCAGGACTGTCCATGTTAGAGCAGCCTGTGACAGCTCTTCAACACTGCTCCACTTCCAAACGTCTCCGCCTTTGTCTGTTTCCATCGCTTCAACCTGACGTGTCCGTCTCTAACTCGCTCTGTCTCTTCCTCAGCTGCGATGAAGGACGTTCACGCAGACACAGAAGAGTCTGTTGAAAAGGTAAAGAATAAACGGACCTTCATTCTCAGGCTGAAATGAGCAAATGTAGTGATTCACTGTTAACTGTATTCAACATTTTATTCAACatctatttaataaaacaatttacaactaatgctgtttatttattctgtttatgCTGTGTTACACATTTACTCAGAAATGTATTTACATTTAGAGAACATAAAGAGATGATTTAAAACAGAAAATTTGAATAATATGTAACTGGAGAAATATTTGACAGAAACCAATTTTAAtgagtccaatccagtccagtccagtccaatccaatccagtctactctagtctagtctagtctggtctagtctactccagtccagtccagtctagtctagtctagtctagtctagtccagtccagtccaatccagtccaatccaatctaatccaatccaatccaatccagtccagtccaatccaatccaatccaatccagtctactctagtctagtctagtctggtctagtctactccagtccagtctagtctagtctagtctagtctagtccagtccagtccaatccagtccaatccaatccaatccaatccaatctaatccaatccaatccaatccagtctaatccaatccagtccaatccagtccagtccagtccagtccaatccaatccaatccaatccagtctaatccaatccaatccagtctaatccaatccagtccaatccaatccaatccagtccaatccagtccaatccaatccgatCCAATCCGATCCAATCcgatccagtccagtccaatccagtccaatccgaTCCAATCTGATCCAATCcgatccagtccaatccaatccagtccagtccagtccaatccaatccagtccagtccaatccaatccaatctgatCCAATCtgatccaatccagtccagtccaatccagtccaatccaatccagtccaatccaatccaatccaatccaatccaatccaatccaatccaatccaatccaatccaactttatttgtgaagcactttaaataaccacagtggaccaaagtgctgtacagaagaacaaacaaagaacaaaataaaaaataaaatacaacaatacaTTAAAGGACATAAGACATTAAAAGACGAAACAGTAAAACTAAAATCAATAATGTCTTGTTCTTGTCCTTCCAGAACTGAGTCCTGACCATGACACACGTCCCAGTTTAGACCTGTACCAGTCGCTGTGGTCTGTTTTTGCAGTCAGGTACTGTTGGATTTCCTCTCAAAGGTCCGACCACCAGATGTCTTGAGTGTTTCCGTTTCCAGCTTCTCACCTCCTACAGAATCAGGGTTGCCCTACGATGATGCAAACCCCGGCCTCCATGGTCATGGGGATCGTATTCGCCCCcctgggcctggtcctggtcttcaccGCCGCCATCACCCCCCAGTGGAGGGAGGGGCAGGCCCGTCTGGGGATGACCGGCCCCGCGTCGCTCCTCCGGTCTGGGACCAAGGGTCAAGGCCTGGGGGTCCGGTCGGTGGAGGCGCTGCTCCTGGTGCGTTCTGATGGATTGTGGGAAAGCTGCCTCCAGGTGGCGCACTCGGAGCTGAAGCAGTGCTGGCCCGTCGCAGGTCCGTATCAGAGGGATCCGCGGGTCCGCCTGGCTCAGGGGCTGGTGCTCACCTCTTTGTTTCTGTGCGGCACCGGCATCGTCCTGGCCTGCATCGGGGTCCGCTGTTGGACTGATTTACCTTTGAGGGGCGTGGCGGCGGCGGGCGGGCTCCTCATGGTCATGGCTGGGCTGCTCAGCCTGACCGCCCTGGGAGTCTACACCCATAACCTCAGCAGACTGGGGATGGAGGATTCCAGTTACGGGATAAATAACAACCCCCGCTTCCCCCAGCTCAGCCTGCATGCGGCCGGGTCGCTCTACTTCGGGTGGCTGGGCTCGTGTTTACAGGTGTTGGGAGGTGTGGCGCTGTTGTTCAGCTTCAAACGACCAAAATGTCCCACCTGCCCCTCCTGCCCAAACTGCCCGGCGTGTTCCTGCCCGCAAATAAACAACAAGTCAGACATAGATGTGTATGAAGTCAGCTGTTAGAAAGGAACCatagagagctgaagtcctgccccttcACGTTCTACACCACAGGACCTAGCATTAGATATAGAAAAGCAACAAAATCTGAAACATGTTCCAGAAAATTTGAAATATCTTGTCATTTTCTGGCAGGGGCCTCAGTtcatgttttatttacaaattatTCAAAATACGTATACAAGTTGTAAATATAATTTCCAGCAAGACAGgattttgtaaaaagggtaaccccagaagcGATAGTGTATGTTAGTAGAAAagtgttagggttagatttatcaactaaatccaaactaattttctgactAAAGGCCCCctctgtacggtggcccagaggtgcaacagcccaaaaaattatccactataagaaaaaaaaagaggacataccaaaaaaattatccactataagtaaaaagagaacagaccaaaaaataatccactataagaaaaaaaagaggacataccaaaaaaattatccactgtaagaaaaaaagagaatagaccaaaaaaaaaaatatccactataagaaaaaaagaggacataccaaaaaaaatatcaactataagaaaaaaaagaggacataccaaaaaaattatccactacaagaaaaaaaagagaacagaccaaaaaaattatccactgtaagaaaaagaagagaacagaccaaaaaaattatccactgcaaGAAAGAAAaaggcaacagcccaaaaaaatttgccgctataagaaaaaacagataactgcccaaaaaattaatgattattatattatattatattatttttagtgcaccggcctccacttctggtgggttacttccttagcattagccacattagctcaaggccttaaaaatgttcagcctatgcttttatttttctggtggccttaattttaaagcaagagacctttttggtaaacagcaccccctaattgaaaaggtggaggatgttttgttttttttttcttatagtggataattttttgggctgttctcttttttttcttatagtggataattttttgggttgttctcttttttttcttatagtggatacttttttgggctgttctcttttttttcttatagtggatacttttttggactgatttctttttttttcttatagtggataatttatttggtctgttctctttttttcttatagtggatgattttttgggctagtggataattttttgggctgttctcttttttttcttatagtggataattttttggtctcttctttttttttttttatcttatagtggataattttttgggctgttctctttttttttcttatagtggatatttttttgggttgttctctttttttcttatagtggatacttttttgggctgttctcttttttttcttatagtggatacttttttggactgatttcttttttttcttatagtggataatttatttggtctgttctctttttttcttatagtggatgattttttgggctagtggataattttttgggctgttctcttttttttcttatagtggataattttttggtctcttcttttttttttttttatcttatagtggataattttttgggctgttctctttttttttcttatagtggatattttttttgggctgttgcacctctgggccaccacactTCTGACAGAATACTACTTGTAAAAAGTAATATTATCCAAAAATAGTGTCtcatttattggtttttgttaccAAACagcattatgctttttttttttttttttttttttttttttagttttctcagcaaaatgcatttttaaaataggaggttttgtttttataGAAATATAAATCACAGCCAATGGAGGGAGCCTCAATTAGCCATTAGctaaatttatttacaattattaagaagaaaaaaagtgttgCTGCTGTGACACAAATGCTACTAAATGAAGTGGAGTTTGTTCATTTGAATACAGCACCTGCAATatctatgatgcaaattagtgacattagccTAATTAGCAAAATAGCAAGTAAACAAATTGTCCaatctcaggtatgtagattattttaatgatgctgctattgatcagttattccattcaacaacccaaacaaaacaaaaatgatccaaaaatcagtgTCATGAACTTAATAACACTGAGGTTTAAAGGGGCATGGCAGAAGGGTCAGGGCTTTAGCTTTCTATTACAAcatggatattaaaaaaaacacacacaaaaaaaagacactgcCAACAAGTGAACGGCTGCCACTTTACAATAAGAGAAGAACCCTTCTGAAGGATTTATAAATGGTTTATAATGAGGTTATCcgttccctccaggatgtactgATATTATATTGCAACAATCAATATAATTCAACCAACCCCCATGAGTTCTGTTTTATCAAGTTACGGCCACTTTACTGCGAATCTGACCAACCAAGACCTCATATCATACGATGAAAGCTTGAATTTATTTGAAAAGCACAGGTCTCCATTGTCTAATGTTTTTATTAACCAAAGCAGAGACAAGATATTCACTTACACACGAAGTTGCAAATATCTGTACTGGTTTGAGGATTTCAGGGGTGAAGCTTCGTCtgattcattcatccattttctgaacccttaaaaccacaggtgtcaaacatgaggcccgggggccaaatccggcccgccaaagggtccagtctggcccttgggatgaatttgtaaaatgcaaaaattatactaagatataaacaatccttttagttcaggttccacattcagaccaattcaatctcaagtgggtcagaccagtaaaatactttcataataacatataaataatgacaactccaattttttctctttgtaagtgtaaatattttcgtgtatttacactaaaacaaagtataattttgcaaaaaatgtgaataacctgaacaaatatgaacaacctgaaatgttttaagagaattaagtacaattttaacaatattcttcctgttattaaatgttttgtgtgtttgtagagccactgtgatctgtaagttataatgtacatgtgtaaatgataaactgaggcagaatgttgttaaaattaaacttattttatcagtttgttcatgttatttccattgattgaaaggatagtttgtagatgtaaaccttttcataatgtgaatttacttttttgctcttaaacatagagaaaagtttggagttgacattatttatatattattgtgtgaTTATttaactggtttggcccactgcagatccaatttagctgaatgtggcccctgaactaaaatgagtttgacgccccagctttaaccctttcatgcatgaattatgagaaccttaatgtgtcaaaacacagtgatgtcccgtcagagagcaaaatTTAGTCGATTTCCATTCCAACGttcatttcaatataaagtagctacttgttttggataatcccttatggaccaactaaagcaaaa
This portion of the Sphaeramia orbicularis chromosome 22, fSphaOr1.1, whole genome shotgun sequence genome encodes:
- the cldn23l gene encoding claudin-23, coding for MMQTPASMVMGIVFAPLGLVLVFTAAITPQWREGQARLGMTGPASLLRSGTKGQGLGVRSVEALLLVRSDGLWESCLQVAHSELKQCWPVAGPYQRDPRVRLAQGLVLTSLFLCGTGIVLACIGVRCWTDLPLRGVAAAGGLLMVMAGLLSLTALGVYTHNLSRLGMEDSSYGINNNPRFPQLSLHAAGSLYFGWLGSCLQVLGGVALLFSFKRPKCPTCPSCPNCPACSCPQINNKSDIDVYEVSC